The Pungitius pungitius chromosome 4, fPunPun2.1, whole genome shotgun sequence nucleotide sequence ACAGGGACATTTATTTGGTGTCAGACAGATGTTCACTTAGGTCAACAACAGGGTATTTCACGCTGTCCCTTCGCTGGCCTCTATGTGTATATCCCGTAACAGCAGCTTTCTTCTCTCTATTAGGTATGGACGAggatcattttctttctttggtcTCATCCACGGAATTACAACGAGATTCTCTACAGAGTTTGAGTTGCAGGAGGTACGAAGCCCACGCAGCCACAACCACACTGAAATAAACCCAATAGTTCCTCGAGGATGTTTAGAGTAAAAGAAAAGGCAACAAATACCGATTTtcagtttgtctttctttactTTCCACAGCTGAATAAATTCAAAGAAGACAACCTCCATGTTGGTTTTGGCTCAGCCACCATGGCCCTGGAGCAAGCTATAGAAAAGACCAAGGCCAACATCAAATGGGTGGCAGAGAATAAAGCCCATGTGATGAACTGGTTTAACGAGGAGTCCAAATGAGAACACCAGGACgctcaaaatgtctttttagtTGTGCCGTCAGGGAtgtgaaataaatgacaaacactttcatcatcttcttccttGAATCCATTGCACAAAGTCAACTGACACTTGTGGGTCATCTTCTTGAGTGGAAAGTGTCCAATACGTGCTGTGCAGGGGCCACGTGTCTGATCGCTGGGATAAAACCATTGAAACGAATGATACTTACAATACATTTATCTACACAAAAATGCACATACATGCAATGGACTGCATGGAACAAACTCATAATGGGATGTTAACTTGTAAATGAACCTTTGCAGCAGTTTGTTGTAAAGTGATTAACAAAAAGTCATTTTCAATGTTAAAGTTGTTAAAAGCCGATATATCTTTGCATTGAAAAAACTATTTACTGTTCATTGGTCAGAGATGAAGAGCCTGATTTAATTTCACATTCCTGATTtacatcagaatcagaagccactTATTTCAACACATGTTACACAGAAATTTGACTTAGTGCATTTGTGCAATATAATAAGAATAAAATCTAAgaacaaaataagataaagtaaGATAAATATATACAAGCAAGAATtaatataaacagataagtatGTTAAAACCGGTATGTCCATATGTTTCCATGctgagagaaaccactgtgcaaaGTTTCCGGGGAGGAAGTATTTGGGTCAATGGGGGACACGGACTTCGTTCAGCTCCCTCGGGAAGAAcagcctctgctgggccttcttggtgatggagcagatgttcagctcccacttgaggtcctggtgatGATGCAGCCCAGAAAacagaaggagtccacagtggtgacggaggagtcacacaaggtgaggggggaaggtggggctgcgttcttcctgaagtccacgaccatctccactatCTTCAGAGCGATGAGTTGTTTCGATTGCAACACGTCACCAGTCAGGCAATCTCCAACATGTTGGTGGACTCATCATCACCAAAGAATCGTTGCACAACATGATTTTGCCAAGTTGCTCGCTAAAACTCAAAtgagaaataaatcaaaatcactcagAAAGaccatttttcttcctttaaaagGATTCCCTGTTCTCTGATGGTCGCTGTTTCCAGTTTGTGTTTAATACTGTGATAAAAACCAAAGGCTCCACATTAACCAGTTTTCCTACATTGTATTACTCCACTCCTTTGGGCATTGTCCCTGCCTGTAATAGATCAAATACAGGAAATAGAATCCTGCGGTAAGTTTACAGGGAGAAAACGTATGTAATGTGCTGCAAATCCTCTGAAAAAAAGTTATAGCCTTCCTGGCTTTTTAGAAGGTGACATCATGCTCAGGCTAGAGCCACATGTTAGAACAGCTATTGAGCAGTTTGTGTCTCCAGTGTCATTTCACTGAAACAGCAGTTCCCAAAGCTACAGGGTAATTACTTTGATTTCCCAGTAAGGAAGAGTTGGTCTATTGTTCCAGCTGTGCACCAAGAATTCTAGAGAAACATGGTGCTGCTAAAATAAGTGCAAAGAAAAATCACTTGGAAATAACGGTGTAATGCTCTGTCACACCTCCAGCCGTCTAATGCAGAGGAACCCAGCGCACTTTCCAATAAACAcaaggttttaaaaataaaaataaaaaagtatgcCAAAACCGAAAATATGTCATTAACCTACATTTGGGACAAATGCTGATTTCCTggttgaaagtcctgtgttcaTTTGGAGGTCTTAATATCGCACTTGAGCGTCTAATAATAAGCAAATAGAGAAGTCTTGGTATTTCAAACACCATTTTTGGTTCTTAGTATCAAATCTCAATATTCTACTGTACATTGTGTTATATTATTGGATACAGTTACAAGAAATCCACCAATCCACCTGGCTAGATTTATCTTCAGACAGGACTCAACAAGTTTAAGAGCGGTCACAGGAGGTAGTGACTGTTCATTCTGTTCAAGGATTGTGCAATAGTTGCTGCACCGTTTATAAAGGCAAATCCATCTGCTCGGGAAGTTTGGGATTTTGCTTGACCTGGCTCTTTGCAAAAGGGAATCTGAGCGTTTTTTGGAGTGCAGCCTTCAATTTAACTCGAAAATCAAGGGGAAAAGTGTGTTCTCTGAATACAAGGTAAGACCAATTACTAATGAAATGGTTCCATGTCATTGCATTAGAATATACAATGTTTTCAATGGTGAGTGTAAGCCATCcgttaaaaagtgtgtgtgtgtgtgtgtttgtgtggggggggggtcttgggtATCAGAGGGGCAATTTGAGAGAATTTCAACACTTACATGTCTAACACTGTAAGACCTATTTTACAACTACACTAAGCATGCCTGAATTTACACATTAtcagcgtcagctaaatgacatctaatgtaatgtaatgtcaaaaAATGCCTTTGCCAGATACATTTTTAACTTACGTGACTTGCCAGCTTGTGAGGTGTTAGGGCTTCTTGGATATTCCCATTCTCTGACAACATGGAATATGGACAATAGTAGCTGACAATAACATTACTATTTAGACCTACCCAAAGAATAAGAAATCCCACACAGACCACACAGCACCATTGTGCCTTAGTGCATCCTGACTAAGCCCTGACCGATGACTGAAGCGGATGCAGCTACACCCTGTTTGGACCAGATGACAGTATCTGGCTTGTTGGAATCCGAATGTGTCTGATTCATCATCTTTATCCCTGAATGCTGACACTTCTGTTTTACTTCACATATATGCCAAATGACTGGTATGTACATTTGCAGAACACAGACTAAATATCATATGCTGTGAAGACATTTCTGTGGCAGCTGTGTTGACATTTGGCGTTCTCGAGCAAAACATGTTGTTCCAATTAAAACGTTGGATTTTCTCCACTCATTAAAGCCACAACTGTTTGATTCAACCAAAGCAATTTCTTTGAGGCTAAAGAAAAGTTTTGTAACCCTTCTTAATCCAATTTCCTTATGCAACTCAGCAGGACTGAATACAGTTGACATTTGTaaattgaacacacacacacacacacacacacacacacacacacacacacacacacacacacacacacacacacggttttaCTGTATTTCACAAAAGTAGTGTATGAACAAAAATCCTCCCCTAAAGAGGGCCTTTATTCAGAGCCATTATGCAGGCGTAAAGTTCACAGATTAGGCAGAGCGTTCTCTCTTATCTTAAAGACTTTTTACAACTCAATGTTTTGGACATTCAGCTCTTTTCCACAAACAGGAAATCAACTATTAACTGTGGGCTGAATCCTACCAGGCAGGGCATAAATAGCGATCCCGTCTGTTCACCTGTCTTCTCTTTCCGTGGTAAAGTCATGGGGAAAGGCCTGTTCATCAGCAAAGCAGTGGCCGTGGCCTGCGTGGTCGCAGCCATCGGCGCTGTGGCCACCATCATTGCCCTGTCTGTGGTTTACGCTCAAGAGAAGTCAAAGAACGAAGTGGCGCTTTCATCCACCACCAGccccagcaccagcaccagcccCAGCACCAGCCCCACCACGCCCTCCACCCCGAAGGAGCCCTGGCAGCGCTACAGACTGCCAGACTCCCTCGCTCCCGTCTCCTACAACGTGACCCTGTGGCCCCGGCTGGAGCCCAACCAAGCCGGCCTGTACATCTTCAGCGGACACTCGGCGGTGGTGTTCACATGTGTGAAGGAGACCGACCTCATCCTCATCCACTCCAACATGCTGAACCTCACCACCATCGAGGGGCACCTTGCCAAGCTGACCGGCCTCGGCGGAACAACTGCGCCCGGCCTGAAGGAAACCTGGCTGGAGGCTCCCACGGAGTACCTGGTGGTGCGGCTCAGCGCTCCGCTGCAGGCCGGCAAGAAGTACGAGCTCTACACCGACTTCGTCGGGGAGCTGGCCGACGACCTGGGAGGATTCTACAGAAGTGAATACACGGTGGATGGGGTGAAAAAGTAGGACTCTactaatttgattattttattatttttcaatatttcagttgattgtgagaatttgtgtgtttttaagcaaTGTGTGCGTATTATACATGATTTAACATATGCATTTTAAAGCTGACATTCACTGTAAGACATTTGGGGAATGTATACACTTTCAGTTGGCTTAGCTCAGTTTGTAGACCTGAAACCAAATGTTtgcattttccaaaatgtcacaTATTGATAAGAATTAAGATTAATCAATTATAGAAGCACTGTCCAGTATATTTGAATCTGTTCACATTATGCTTTAAACATCTATATGATGGGTTAATAATAACTATGAACCTTTTCTTTCTTGAGCAGTTCAATTGACAAAATTAGTCATTTTATATCAAATTCACAAAAGCATGTTTTACTGAATACATTaatcaaaataattaaagagtaaagaagaaaatgtgctAGCACAGTAATTCATTCTTAGCTACGGCTGCTGGTGATGTTTCTCACGCCTTTAGTTAAATAAACATCTCCTGGGATATGACATAAGAATTTAGTACaactgtatttattatatacatTACACACCAAAATCCCATTTCTcgcatgaaaataaaatatgaattccaGTGATTTCCATGCAGCGAGGTATACAGATTTCAGTCCTTTAGCTTGCTTGTCCCATCTTGTCAGATAATTATATTCTCTACTGATGCACAAAACAACCGGGTGTTGAGATGTAAACCCTGGGAAAGAGATTTCCTTCACCATGTGGGAGTGAAAAAGACAGATTTAGGGAGAGTGGTTACACCAGAAAAAGTATAAACCACCTCCTTTCAAAACAACTAGAAAGAAATTGAACTTGGATTACATTTAGGTGGGAGAGTACATCAAGTATTTGATGTGGGTGTTAATTATTCCATCTCTTCATATCCGCTATTGACAGAATCGTGGCCACGACTCAAATGCAGCCGACGGATGCCAGGAAAGCCTTCCCCTGCTTCGATGAGCCCGCCATGAAGGCAGTCTTCCACATCACCCTCATTCACCCTCAGGAGACCGTGGCTCTGTCCAACTCCATGAACTACGGTACTAGTGACCCTAAAGCGACACGTCCATGTTTAATCCTCAACAGCCGCCTCAATCAAATGTGCAACTAAGTTACACTGTATATTGATTTAATGCGCTCATTTTCCCTCATTGGTAATGAATCAGCTGCTGTCTTTTCACCCTACACAGACCCTAGTAACATCACTATGGATGGTCACGATTTCCTCCAGACGAGCTTCATGCCCACAGAGATTATGTCGACCTACTTGCTGGCTTTCGTTGTGTCTGATTTCACGTTCATTTCGTCTGAACCGAATGCATCCGTTTTGGTAattatttacaaagtgaaatgtgTGTATTACTGTCATAACCATTTTGCCCTCATTTGACCTTCCTGGAACGCAGAACAAGATGTCCTTTAGGATAAACCATGAACTTTGACATtagcaataaaaaacacacctcAATATTGCTTTAACTGCCCTTACTGatgctgcaataaaaaaaagcatggcTACTATCTATATATTATTGCTACAATGAACTATTGCTTCTGCTAAGGCTTTAATTAGGCTCAATAATTTCAGCTGATGTAACGGCACAGTGTGAAACACCATAGCACCTTGAGGGAAACTATGACAGCAGTTTAATAGGAGTTGCATCCGTCTTAAAACAAGGACACGAGCCCGGGCATTACAGCCGTGTATCCAACACGACTGTACCATACAGTGGATTCATTCAGTCCTTGTGAATCTATGCTTCTGCTTTAACAGTTTGTGGAAGTTGGCTTTAATTCAACCATCTTTATCAACTACTACTCAGTAAAGGCGCTGTTAGAGGTACTGTGACACAAAGCAGATGTCGGCCAGTCCTTTGCCCCTGTGCCCTTTGGGTTGCAGTGGGAATGCGCTGCCATCTGCTGGACTCCAGGCTCAACTCAGGCTGATGGTCGACTATTGTTTCCCTATTTAACAAAGCACCATTTGCGAACAGGTCAGGATCTGGGCCCGAAAGAAGGCTATAGAGGAGGGCCAGGGGGACTATGCCCTGGAGAAGACTGGGCCCATATTGTCATTCTTTGAGAACTACTACAACTCTTCCTACCCCCTGAGCAAGTCAGGTAGGAACCACAAGCACTGACCAACAAAAGGGACAGCAAATTGCTTCAGGCTTCTGCAAACCGATGTTACTTCATGATCTTTTTTTAGACCAGATTGCCCTTCCCGACTTCAGCGCTGGAGCCATGGAGAACTGGGGCCTGATCACCTACAGAGAAACCGCCCTCTTGTATAACCCTGGGGTGTCCTCTAATGGAGACAAGGAGTGGGTGGCAACCGTCATCTCCCATGAACTCGCTCACATGGTATCAATCTAAAGGACATTCAATGGTGTTCTGGCCTCTCGAAACCAAATGATGACGGTCATTGTGTTTGCCTCTTAAAACCTGCCGATAATATGAAGCTCTGTCCTCACAGTGGTTTGGGAACTTGGTAACCACACGGTGGTGGAATGACCTGTGGCTCAATGAGGGGTTCGCCACCTACGTCTCTTACCTTGGAGCAAACTTCGCTGAGCCAAAGTGGAATATGGTCAGTTTAgtatatacaatatacaatatactgAATGGCCCTCTCTTTATGTTGTTTCATCTCATCCCTGAGTGGATGGATCCATTTTATGTGtttaaaatatgtgtaaaaTGTGTCCTTTAACGCCACAGTGCACGATTCAAAGATTTCCTCTGTGTATTTTCCAGAAAGATTTAATAGTGCTGAATCAGATCGTTGGTGTGATGTCGGTGGATGCCTTGGCCTCCTCCCACCCACTCTCATCCAAGGAGGAGGACGTCCTGACGCCAGACCAGATCAGCGAACTGTTTGACTCCATCACATACAGCAAGGTGCAGTACATTCAATGTGCACGCGTCTTCATTTCATTACCTCAATGTGCAACAAAATGTCAACCTccgctaaataaaaaaataaaatgactcaaATCAATCACTGATCCTCGTTAAGTGAAAGCTGTAATTGTGTCTTCTGATACCCTTCTGTTTGGTTACAGGGAGCTGCGGTGCTCAGGATGCTCTCAGAGTTTATCACTGAAGAAGTATTCTCCAAAGGACTCAGTGTGAGTACAGCTGGGCCAATTTCGTTTGCCGTTTTGTTAACGTTGTTTGTGATaccaccatttttttttgttacatctAACTTTGTTTCCCACAAAAGCACAAGTCAGCCATGacacatattgtttttatttgtctgcAGACATACTTGGAGGCGTTCAAGTATAAAAACACAGTCTACACAGACCTTTGGAAGCACCTGCAAATGGTAAGACTGAACCATCCACAAAAGGTCACTTATAAAAAGCTTACACACAACTGATAACCTTCTTTAGTTGATAATGCTAACCTGTTAAAATACAGTTACCTATTTCAACATCCAGCAACAGAAAAACCTAAGTTCCAAAACTCCAAATTCCAGGATTCACCCTCCTATTAGCTCTGTTTTCGAGAGGAGAATATCTTGCTCTTTAGCTGCTTAACTCTCGGCTATGTTCACATTGTTAGCTGCTGACTCGTTTTGGTTGTTGCTTGGCGCTGAGCAGGTAACATCGGTCTGAAGGGAGTTCACATTTCTCTTAGTAGATGGTTATTACGTAGCCTTTGGATGATCAGTCCACGTTGTGCATTGTTCTCACACGACAGGGAGCTTAAAGTGGCTAATGCTAA carries:
- the LOC119197525 gene encoding aminopeptidase N-like; translation: MGKGLFISKAVAVACVVAAIGAVATIIALSVVYAQEKSKNEVALSSTTSPSTSTSPSTSPTTPSTPKEPWQRYRLPDSLAPVSYNVTLWPRLEPNQAGLYIFSGHSAVVFTCVKETDLILIHSNMLNLTTIEGHLAKLTGLGGTTAPGLKETWLEAPTEYLVVRLSAPLQAGKKYELYTDFVGELADDLGGFYRSEYTVDGVKKIVATTQMQPTDARKAFPCFDEPAMKAVFHITLIHPQETVALSNSMNYDPSNITMDGHDFLQTSFMPTEIMSTYLLAFVVSDFTFISSEPNASVLVRIWARKKAIEEGQGDYALEKTGPILSFFENYYNSSYPLSKSDQIALPDFSAGAMENWGLITYRETALLYNPGVSSNGDKEWVATVISHELAHMWFGNLVTTRWWNDLWLNEGFATYVSYLGANFAEPKWNMKDLIVLNQIVGVMSVDALASSHPLSSKEEDVLTPDQISELFDSITYSKGAAVLRMLSEFITEEVFSKGLSTYLEAFKYKNTVYTDLWKHLQMAVDRSNITLPHSVEVIMNRWILQMGFPVVTINTKNGIITQKHFLLDPESVVNRPSMFNYEWFVPLTWIKTGGPEQQYWLLDREATNPIVTCGPDDWLVANIKMKGFYRVNYDLDNWERLLTKLSTGHLDIPEINRAQLIDDAFNLARARMVNTTLALRTTKYLNKEVEYMPWETAERSLNYFFLMFDRSEVYGPMQDYLKKQVTPLFIHFQKLTDNWTKIPEKHTDQYNQVNAISMACSTGVEGCKELTTGWFREWMNDPTNNKISPNLKYTVYCSAIAAGGVTEWDFAWSMFKNTTIATEADKLMAALSCTKQPWLLNRYLEYCLDPQKIRKQDATSTIISIASNSIGQPLAWDFVRAKWDHIFNDYGGGSFSFGGLISGLTRRFSTEFEYQQLLQFKKDNGGQLGSATTALEQALESTKANMNWVAMNKKQVLDWFVTESKPAV